Part of the bacterium genome, GATCCGTATCACGGACAAGACCGTCCGATTCCGGTCGGAAGATGTTGAGGCGTTTTTGCAGTCGTGCAAGACTCGTGCTGGAGGCCGCGGATGACGCGTCGCGAGCGTGGAGTCTACAAGCGCGGGTCGGCCTACTGGATCGACTACACCGACCTCCGGGGCCGGCGCCACCGCGAGCCGGCCGGCCTGAACTACCGCCTCGCGGTGCTGGCGCTTCGTCAGTGGCAGGCGGACATTCAGGCCGGGAAGTTCGGGCTTCGACACCGAGGCCGCGCGATGACGCTCCAGGCGTTCGTTGATCGGCATTGGAGGCGCCGAAGTGGCGCCGCCGCTCGCGCCCGAGACGCGCCGTTCCTACGAGGCGAACCTTCAGAATCACATTTTGCCGTACTTCGGCACATGGCCGCTCGCAACGATCACGCGCGCCGACCTGCGGGCATTCGTAGCGCACCTGAGGAGCGCGGAGAAGCCCCTCACGCCCAAGACGCTCAAGAACGAAGCAAAAACGCGTCCTCGAGCCCGAGCAGTTCCGCGATGCGGTGGACCGACTTCCCGTCAAGGTAGCCCGCATGGCGATCGTGGCGCGCTGGCAGGCGGGCTCCGATGGGGCGAGCTGATCGCTCTTCGCACCGAGGGCATCGACTACCGGCGGAACGTCATTCATGTGACGTGCCAGCTCCAGAAGCGCAAACTGCGCATGCCGAAGAGCCGCGCCGGCGTCCGCGATGTCGACATGACTCCGCTGGTTCGGAAGATCCTCCAAGCCACCGATCACGAGGGGTTGATTTTCTCGCCCGACGGGGCGTAGCCATTGAACGCCGGGCGCTGGGTGAAACGCCAGTGGAAGAAGGCACAGGTGGCGGCGGGCATCGCGCGGCCGATCCGCTGGCAGGATCTCCGGCACCAGTGCGCGAGCCTCTTGATCGCGGCGGGCAAGAACCCCCTCTATATCGCGAAGCAGATGGGGCACAAGGATCCTGGATTCACACTCCGGCAGTACTGGCATCTCTTCGAAACCATCAAACGGACGCCCGTAGAATGGATCGATGATCTAGTATGGCCGACCGGCTGTGACGTGGGTGTGACGTGGGCTGCCGCGACAACGCGTCAGGACGCGGGGGGAACAGGTGTCCGCGCGAACGCAGAAGACCAGGCAAATGTAGGATTCGGTGAGATGGTGTTCGGTGACGTCCGTTCGGTACTGGCGGAGGGGGTGGGATTCGAACCCACGGACCCCGGTTAAGAGGTCACGGTTTAGCAAACCGT contains:
- a CDS encoding tyrosine-type recombinase/integrase, with product MKRQWKKAQVAAGIARPIRWQDLRHQCASLLIAAGKNPLYIAKQMGHKDPGFTLRQYWHLFETIKRTPVEWIDDLVWPTGCDVGVTWAAATTRQDAGGTGVRANAEDQANVGFGEMVFGDVRSVLAEGVGFEPTDPG
- a CDS encoding site-specific integrase, with the translated sequence MAPPLAPETRRSYEANLQNHILPYFGTWPLATITRADLRAFVAHLRSAEKPLTPKTLKNEAKTRPRARAVPRCGGPTSRQGSPHGDRGALAGGLRWGELIALRTEGIDYRRNVIHVTCQLQKRKLRMPKSRAGVRDVDMTPLVRKILQATDHEGLIFSPDGA